In Nocardioides cavernae, a single genomic region encodes these proteins:
- a CDS encoding MaoC family dehydratase, with translation MSLLSEEVRALVGRTATYVAPEPLGRAAIRYFAMATGDDNPLHLAGDLAPPTLVCETNQFVDLPRDVNGFAGHGWGFHLPGTREVRGGNSYRFHRPVRPEDVVTTHWEVTDVTERVTGGGQAMVIVTSLATYTNQEGHLLVENEETLIYVEVPTR, from the coding sequence GGCGGACCGCGACGTACGTCGCACCCGAGCCGCTGGGGCGCGCGGCGATCCGCTACTTCGCGATGGCGACCGGTGACGACAACCCGTTGCACCTCGCGGGTGACCTCGCTCCTCCCACGCTGGTGTGCGAGACCAACCAGTTCGTGGACCTTCCGCGCGACGTCAACGGCTTCGCCGGGCACGGCTGGGGCTTCCACCTGCCCGGCACCCGGGAGGTGCGCGGTGGCAACTCCTACCGCTTCCACCGGCCCGTCCGGCCCGAGGACGTCGTCACCACCCACTGGGAGGTCACCGACGTCACCGAGCGCGTGACGGGTGGCGGCCAGGCGATGGTGATCGTGACGTCGCTCGCGACCTACACCAACCAGGAGGGCCACCTGCTCGTCGAGAACGAGGAGACGCTCATCTACGTGGAGGTGCCCACGCGATGA
- a CDS encoding MaoC/PaaZ C-terminal domain-containing protein, with product MTTGTEISLERTVELADMVAYAGATWDWHRLHYDSAWLAERGLDRPVVDGQLFGALLAEMVLDWAGPGATLSALSFRFNSFVFAGERVRCAGRVTSVEDGVATLECRVEVVGDQARVAVAPAAAQVRLR from the coding sequence ATGACGACAGGGACCGAGATCTCGCTCGAGCGCACCGTCGAGCTGGCCGACATGGTCGCCTACGCCGGTGCCACCTGGGACTGGCACCGGCTGCACTACGACAGCGCCTGGCTCGCCGAGCGCGGCCTGGACCGGCCCGTGGTCGACGGCCAGCTCTTCGGCGCCCTGCTCGCCGAGATGGTGCTGGACTGGGCCGGTCCGGGTGCCACGCTGAGTGCATTGTCGTTCCGGTTCAACAGCTTCGTGTTCGCGGGGGAGCGGGTGCGCTGCGCGGGCCGGGTGACGTCGGTCGAGGACGGCGTGGCGACGCTCGAGTGCCGCGTCGAGGTCGTCGGCGACCAGGCGCGCGTCGCCGTCGCCCCGGCAGCCGCGCAGGTACGGCTGCGATGA
- a CDS encoding acetyl-CoA acetyltransferase, translating to MSTAVAIVGAAESDLGSTGRSILGLQTQAVTRALADAGLTLAEVDGLATTGVGRFSATQLADHLGLAPTWTDSTFAGGSAFEMFVARATQAIRDGQCTTVVISFASNQRSARSRRLGGLFEPWAPEAQFEEPYDPLYPASYYAMAAQAYLHRYGGSREQLAEVAVAAREWALLNPAAYRHEAGPLTVADVLDAPMVSSPLTVADCCLVTDGGGAVVLTSLERARDLRRTPVEVLGYGERTTHTSFTTVADLAVPGAGGAAADAFARAGVTADDVDVLEVYDSFTITAALSIEGLGFCGPGEVLDYIADGRIRPGGALPLNTNGGGLSYCHPGQYGVLLLVEAVRQLRGECGDRQVAGAEIAVAHGTGGILSTHATVVLGAAG from the coding sequence ATGAGCACCGCAGTCGCCATCGTCGGAGCAGCCGAGTCGGACCTCGGGTCCACGGGCCGCTCGATCCTCGGCCTGCAGACGCAAGCGGTGACCCGGGCCCTGGCCGACGCCGGGCTCACCCTCGCCGAGGTCGACGGCCTCGCGACCACCGGCGTGGGTCGCTTCTCCGCGACCCAGCTCGCCGACCACCTCGGCCTCGCACCGACCTGGACCGACTCGACCTTCGCGGGAGGCAGCGCGTTCGAGATGTTCGTCGCCCGGGCGACCCAGGCGATCCGCGACGGCCAGTGCACGACGGTCGTGATCTCGTTCGCGTCCAACCAGCGCTCGGCCCGGTCGCGCCGGCTCGGTGGACTGTTCGAGCCGTGGGCGCCCGAGGCCCAGTTCGAGGAGCCCTACGACCCGCTCTACCCGGCGTCCTACTACGCGATGGCCGCCCAGGCCTACCTGCACCGCTACGGCGGCAGCCGCGAGCAGCTCGCCGAGGTCGCCGTCGCGGCGCGGGAGTGGGCGCTGCTCAACCCGGCGGCGTACCGCCACGAGGCCGGCCCGCTGACGGTCGCCGACGTCCTGGACGCCCCGATGGTCTCCAGCCCGCTCACGGTCGCCGACTGCTGCCTGGTCACCGACGGCGGGGGAGCGGTCGTGCTCACCTCCCTCGAACGCGCCCGGGACCTGCGCCGTACCCCCGTGGAGGTGCTCGGTTACGGCGAGCGCACCACGCACACCTCCTTCACGACGGTGGCGGACCTGGCGGTGCCAGGTGCAGGAGGCGCGGCCGCCGACGCCTTCGCCCGAGCCGGCGTCACCGCCGACGACGTCGACGTGCTCGAGGTCTACGACTCGTTCACGATCACCGCGGCGCTCAGCATCGAGGGCCTCGGCTTCTGCGGTCCCGGCGAGGTGCTCGACTACATCGCGGACGGCCGGATCCGACCCGGCGGCGCCCTGCCGTTGAACACCAACGGCGGCGGCCTCTCCTACTGCCACCCCGGCCAGTACGGCGTGCTGCTGCTCGTCGAGGCCGTCCGGCAGCTTCGGGGTGAGTGCGGTGATCGCCAGGTCGCCGGCGCCGAGATCGCCGTCGCCCACGGCACCGGCGGCATCCTCTCGACCCACGCCACGGTCGTCCTGGGGGCGGCCGGATGA
- a CDS encoding Zn-ribbon domain-containing OB-fold protein, translating into MSEPTTTFVPGEVPPADEMTAAWWDATREHRFTVQACPACDHVQHPPRSHCTRCGGTGPLIPREISGAGTVDTFTVVHRGPRADVETPYVLARVRLAEGPVVLTRLPSEPQVGDPVTVGWVDLPDGRSLPVFRPTTQESA; encoded by the coding sequence ATGAGCGAGCCCACGACGACCTTCGTGCCCGGCGAGGTGCCGCCCGCGGACGAGATGACCGCGGCCTGGTGGGATGCGACCCGCGAGCACCGGTTCACCGTCCAGGCGTGTCCTGCCTGCGACCACGTCCAGCACCCTCCCCGGTCGCACTGCACGCGCTGCGGCGGCACCGGACCGCTCATCCCTCGCGAGATCTCGGGTGCGGGCACCGTCGACACCTTCACCGTCGTGCACCGCGGTCCGCGGGCCGACGTCGAGACGCCCTACGTTCTGGCGCGCGTGCGGCTGGCCGAGGGCCCGGTCGTGCTCACCCGACTGCCGTCCGAGCCGCAGGTCGGCGACCCCGTCACCGTCGGCTGGGTGGACCTGCCCGACGGTCGGTCGCTCCCCGTCTTCCGTCCCACGACCCAGGAGTCCGCATGA
- a CDS encoding acyl-CoA dehydrogenase family protein has translation MRFELDEDQRAFKSLLRTFVDKEIVPVAREWEASGRYPTEIVDRMKEMGLFGITVPEEHGGLDLDPVSFALVFEEIARGWMGIAGILGSHSLACRLISMHGTEEQKQAYLPGLATGERRSGIGLTEPDAGTDLQGIRTTARLDGDHYVVNGAKTWITNARHANPLPVLVKTDPGASPAHRGMSVLLIEADTPGYEVTRDIPKLGYKGTESCEISLTDVHVPVSRLVGGVEGRGMQQVLSALEWGRVNIAARSVGIAQRAHDEALSYAQQRKAFGQPIAEFQAIQLTLGELGTQVQAARLMAYWAADAVRRGRADGATGMAKIFCSEVALQAAIDAMKVHGGYGYSTEFEVERLYRDSILMSIGEGTNDVLRTVVAKSLIKGETRVG, from the coding sequence ATGAGGTTCGAGCTGGACGAGGATCAGCGCGCGTTCAAGTCGCTGCTGCGCACCTTCGTCGACAAGGAGATAGTCCCCGTCGCACGGGAGTGGGAGGCCTCGGGGCGCTACCCGACCGAGATCGTGGACCGGATGAAGGAGATGGGCCTCTTCGGCATCACCGTGCCGGAGGAGCACGGCGGCCTCGACCTCGACCCGGTCTCCTTCGCGCTGGTCTTCGAGGAGATCGCTCGCGGATGGATGGGCATCGCGGGCATCCTCGGCAGCCATTCCCTTGCCTGCCGGCTGATCTCGATGCACGGCACGGAGGAGCAGAAGCAGGCCTACCTGCCCGGGCTCGCCACTGGTGAGCGCCGCAGCGGCATCGGCCTCACCGAGCCCGACGCCGGCACGGACCTGCAGGGCATCCGTACGACCGCCCGCCTGGACGGCGACCACTACGTGGTCAACGGCGCGAAGACGTGGATCACCAACGCCCGCCACGCGAACCCGCTGCCGGTCCTGGTCAAGACCGACCCGGGCGCATCGCCCGCCCACCGGGGCATGAGTGTGCTGCTCATCGAGGCCGACACCCCCGGCTACGAGGTCACCAGGGACATCCCGAAGCTCGGCTACAAGGGAACCGAGTCCTGCGAGATCTCGCTTACCGACGTGCACGTGCCGGTGAGCCGGCTGGTCGGCGGCGTCGAGGGCCGCGGGATGCAGCAGGTGCTGTCGGCCCTGGAGTGGGGGCGGGTCAACATCGCCGCCCGCTCGGTGGGCATCGCCCAGCGCGCGCACGACGAGGCACTCTCCTACGCCCAGCAGCGCAAGGCGTTCGGTCAGCCGATCGCGGAGTTCCAGGCGATCCAGCTCACGCTCGGCGAGCTCGGTACCCAGGTGCAGGCGGCGCGGCTGATGGCCTACTGGGCCGCCGATGCCGTCCGGCGAGGCCGGGCCGACGGCGCCACCGGCATGGCCAAGATCTTCTGCTCGGAGGTGGCCCTGCAGGCCGCGATCGACGCGATGAAGGTGCACGGCGGCTACGGCTACTCGACCGAGTTCGAGGTCGAGCGGCTCTACCGCGACTCGATCCTGATGAGCATCGGTGAGGGCACCAACGACGTCCTTCGCACGGTCGTGGCGAAGTCCCTGATCAAGGGGGAGACCCGTGTCGGTTGA
- a CDS encoding HpcH/HpaI aldolase/citrate lyase family protein, translated as MSVDVRTWLARSALYVPGDAEDKLRRILERGADEVIIDLEDAVAPAAKDRARETVRIWLHDLPVLDDVAVWVRVNPGALREADVRAVVGAPALTGLMLAKTESVDELVELDALLSSLGSTAGVVPLLESARAVLRAGELAEAPRVHRLQIGEADLRADVGITPGADDRELLYARSHVVLASTAAGIKPPIAPVSTNFRDLGAFRESTIELARLGFVGRACIHPGQVAVANEVFTPTGDQVEAARRLVGQWELAGAGVAVDDDGDFVDEAVVRHARLTLARAR; from the coding sequence GTGTCGGTTGATGTGCGCACCTGGCTGGCGCGATCCGCGCTCTACGTGCCCGGCGATGCCGAGGACAAGCTCCGCCGGATCCTGGAACGGGGGGCGGACGAGGTCATCATCGATCTCGAGGACGCTGTCGCGCCGGCGGCGAAGGACCGTGCCCGCGAGACCGTGCGCATCTGGCTGCACGACCTGCCGGTCCTGGACGACGTCGCCGTCTGGGTGCGGGTCAACCCGGGTGCGCTGCGAGAGGCCGACGTCCGCGCAGTGGTGGGAGCCCCGGCCCTGACCGGTCTCATGCTCGCCAAGACGGAGTCCGTCGACGAGCTCGTCGAGCTCGACGCCCTGCTGTCGTCGCTCGGCTCGACTGCGGGCGTCGTGCCCCTGCTGGAGAGCGCCAGGGCGGTGCTCCGCGCCGGAGAGCTGGCGGAGGCGCCGCGGGTGCACCGGCTCCAGATCGGCGAGGCCGACCTCCGTGCCGACGTCGGGATCACACCGGGTGCCGACGACCGCGAGCTGCTCTACGCCCGCTCGCACGTCGTCCTGGCGTCCACGGCTGCGGGCATCAAGCCGCCGATCGCACCGGTCTCCACCAACTTCCGTGACCTCGGTGCGTTCCGGGAGTCGACCATCGAGCTCGCCCGGCTTGGATTCGTCGGCCGCGCCTGCATCCACCCCGGCCAGGTCGCGGTCGCCAACGAGGTCTTCACCCCGACCGGGGACCAGGTCGAGGCGGCCAGGCGCCTGGTCGGGCAGTGGGAGCTCGCCGGTGCCGGCGTCGCCGTCGACGATGACGGCGACTTCGTCGACGAGGCCGTCGTACGCCATGCCCGATTGACCCTCGCCCGAGCCCGCTGA
- a CDS encoding SDR family oxidoreductase, whose protein sequence is MTNAVITGSTKGIGFALARELVRRGHSVAVSGRGRDAVDEAVGRLRPEATGDAAVIGVPTDVTDPTQVQALWEAAASAFGSVDLWVNNAGVAYTNRTILETTPEEVATMVGTNMLGTIHGAQVAVRSMTAAGRGQVFNILGGGSDGSVRPGMGVYSSTKRGLDQFTRALVKEVDGTAVRVGQVRPGILISDGWLREAASHPDAVASQRRMVNILSDHVDDVAPFLVDQMLASRKNGAEIAWLTSGRMMRKFLRGAKDDKLARYGL, encoded by the coding sequence ATGACCAACGCCGTCATCACCGGAAGCACCAAGGGCATCGGCTTCGCCCTCGCCCGCGAGCTCGTACGGCGCGGCCACAGCGTCGCTGTCTCCGGCCGTGGTCGCGATGCCGTCGACGAGGCGGTCGGGAGGCTCCGTCCCGAGGCCACCGGTGACGCCGCGGTGATCGGCGTACCCACCGACGTCACCGACCCCACGCAGGTGCAGGCACTCTGGGAGGCCGCCGCGTCGGCGTTCGGCTCCGTCGACCTCTGGGTCAACAACGCAGGTGTGGCCTACACCAACCGGACGATCCTGGAGACGACCCCCGAGGAGGTGGCGACGATGGTCGGCACCAACATGCTCGGCACCATCCACGGCGCGCAGGTGGCCGTGCGCTCGATGACGGCGGCCGGTCGCGGTCAGGTCTTCAACATCCTCGGCGGTGGCAGCGACGGCTCCGTCCGGCCCGGCATGGGTGTCTACTCCTCGACCAAGCGCGGTCTCGACCAGTTCACCCGGGCACTGGTCAAGGAGGTCGACGGCACCGCGGTCCGGGTCGGCCAGGTCCGCCCGGGGATCCTGATCAGCGACGGCTGGCTGCGCGAGGCGGCCAGCCACCCTGACGCCGTCGCCAGCCAGCGCAGGATGGTCAACATCCTCAGCGACCACGTCGACGACGTGGCGCCCTTCCTGGTCGACCAGATGCTGGCGAGCAGGAAGAACGGGGCCGAGATCGCCTGGCTGACCTCCGGCCGGATGATGAGGAAGTTCCTGCGCGGCGCCAAGGACGACAAGCTCGCGCGCTACGGCCTCTGA